From the Lathyrus oleraceus cultivar Zhongwan6 chromosome 4, CAAS_Psat_ZW6_1.0, whole genome shotgun sequence genome, one window contains:
- the LOC127074908 gene encoding ASC1-like protein encodes MNFIHRFNSIDFPHESYPDYEDFYFLPLFSLFFPSIRFLLDRFIFEKVARRLIFGKGNKMLDYQTDDRRKRINKFKESAWKCIYYLSAEILALYVTYDEPWFTNTRYFWVGPGNQVWPDQKIKMKLKAVYMYTAGFYSYSIFALIFWETRRSDFGVSMSHHVATFMLIVLSYICRFARVGSVVLAIHDASDVFLEIGKMSKYSGAEATASTAFILFVLSWVILRLIYYPFWILWSTSYEVLLTLDKEKHQVDGPIYYYMFNTLLFCLLVLHIYWWVLIYRMLVKQIQARGKLSEDVRSDSEDEHED; translated from the exons ATGAATTTCATTCACCGATTCAATTCCATTGACTTTCCCCATGAATCCTACCCTGATTACGAAGATTTCTACTTTCTccctctcttctctctcttcttccCTTCCATTCGATTCCTTCTCGACAGATTCATATTCGAG AAAGTGGCGAGGAGATTGATTTTTGGAAAGGGGAACAAAATGTTGGATTATCAGACTGATGATAGAAGAAAGAGGATTAATAAATTTAAGGAATCGGCGTGGAAATGTATTTATTATCTCTCAGCGGAGATTCTTGCTCTTTATGTAACTTATGATGAGCCGTGGTTTACCAATACTAGATATTTTTGGGTAGGGCCTGGGAATCAGGTTTGGCCAGATCAAAAGATTAA GATGAAATTGAAGGCAGTCTATATGTATACTGCTGGATTTTATTCATACTCCATTTTTGCTTTAATATTTTGGGAAACAAGGCGTTCTGACTTTGGGGTTTCCATGAGTCATCATGTGGCTACTTTCATGCTCATTGTGTTGTCTTACATTTGTAG GTTTGCTCGTGTTGGATCAGTTGTTTTAGCAATTCATGATGCTAGTGATGTGTTTCTTGAGATAGGAAAAATGTCCAAATACAGTGGTGCTGAAGCAACGGCTAGCACTGCATTTattctttttgttttgtcttggGTCATATTGCGCCTCATTTACTACCCATTCTGGATTCTTTGGAGTACAAG CTATGAAGTTCTGCTCACCTTGGATAAGGAAAAGCACCAAGTGGATGGTCCAATATATTATTATATGTTCAATACTCTTCTATTCTGCTTGCTGGTTCTGCATATTTATTGGTGGGTGTTAATATATCGAATGCTTGTTAAACAAATCCAAGCAAGAGGAAAACTTAGTGAAGATGTTCGATCTG ATTCAGAAGATGAACACGAAGATTGA
- the LOC127074907 gene encoding inorganic pyrophosphatase TTM2, whose product MADETFRDDLQQKHLGRLKDQVRLVKRKNCERYEVAPIKDKLSFENGFFMVFHACKLLVQKNDGMILIGVGGPSGAGKTVLADKIFNSMPDIAVISMDNYNDSSRIVDGNFDDPRLTDYETLLRNVCDLKEGKPVEVPVYDFKSSSRTGYRTVEVPSSRIVIIEGIYALSERLRPLLDLRVSVTGGIHLDLIKRVIRDIQRAGQEPQEIIHQISETVYPMYKAYIEPDLQTAHIKITNKFNPFFGFQSPTYILKSTRNVSVDQIKAVLSQDFEETTEQTYDIYLLPPGEDPESCQSYLRMRNKDGKYSLMFEEWVTDDPFVISPRITFAVSVRLLGGLMALGYTIATILKRSSHILSDDGVCVKLDWLEQLNRHYVQVQGTDRLAVSYIAQQMGLEGSYIPRTYIEQIQLEKLVMAMPDGLIRRKLNLTEDLVSSPKAAHFRTSSDGAPMRHKRIRSDMSQSFTNQEDEDQAKVTGFVPNDRGLHEKNCSDSEMKLENQGAITQLSEQIASLHDRMGKFSNRIEELNSKLTTNENCPNQQNMVLQSESYDGSAPTSYFVTCLSNGSLTGSIMPNSLFPPQLAKDTPLRDEISGIAQVQRQIMNQLDNLNSIFCANLEEKPHQTRTNRKSASSSSSDSGGRHIIAAVAIGCLSIFVMKGLLT is encoded by the exons ATGGCAGACGAGACCTTTAGAGATGATTTGCAACAAAAACATCTTGGTCGCTTAAAAGATCAAGTTCGTTTGGTTAAAAGGAAAAACTGCGAACGATACGAGGTTGCTCCAATCAAAGACAAACTATCATTTGAGAATGGGTTTTTTATGGTATTCCATGCATGCAAGCTGTTGGTCCAGAAAAATGATGGAATGATATTAATAGGGGTGGGGGGTCCTTCGGGGGCTGGAAAGACTGTGTTAGCTGATAAGATATTCAACTCCATGCCTGACATTGCTGTTATTTCAATGGACAATTACAATGATTCTAGTCGAATTGTCGATGGAAACTTTGATG ATCCACGTTTAACAGACTACGAAACATTGCTCCGAAATGTATGTGATTTAAAGGAAGGAAAGCCAGTTGAAGTTCCTGTGTATGATTTCAAATCCAGTTCACGTACAGGATACAG GACGGTCGAAGTCCCAAGCTCTCGTATTGTGATTATAGAGGGCATTTATGCTTTGAGTGAGAGGTTAAGACCTCTACTGGACCTTCGAGTATCTGTAACAGGAGGCATTCATCTTGACCTCATCAAACGAGTTATACGTGATATACAACGTGCTGGTCAAGAACCTCAAGAAATCATTCATCAAATATCTGAGACG GTATATCCAATGTACAAGGCTTATATTGAGCCAGATCTCCAAACAGCACATATAAAAATAACCAACAAGTTTAATCCATTTTTTGGATTCCAAAGCCCTACTTACATATTAAAG TCAACCAGGAATGTATCGGTGGATCAAATTAAAGCTGTTCTCTCACAAGATTTTGAGGAAACAACTGAGCAGACTTATGACATATATCTTCTACCACCCGGTGAAGATCCAGAGAGCTGTCAATCATATTTACGGATGCGAAATAAAGATGGGAAATACAGTCTCATGTTTGAG GAATGGGTGACTGATGATCCATTCGTCATATCACCAAGAATTACTTTTGCGGTCAGTGTGCGTCTTCTTGGTGGACTTATGGCCCTTGGATACACAATAGCAACTATCCTTAAAAGAAGCAGCCATATCTTATCTGATGATGGGGTTTGTGTTAAACTAGATTGGCTTGAGCAACTAAATCGACATTATGTTCAG GTACAGGGAACAGATCGATTAGCTGTATCATACATAGCACAAcaaatgggtttggaaggttcATACATTCCCCGGACTTATATTGAGCAGATTCAACTTGAAAAGCTTGTAATG GCCATGCCAGATGGTTTAATAAGGAGAAAGCTTAACCTTACTGAGGATTTGGTGTCAAGCCCCAAAGCAGCACATTTTAGAACCTCTAGTGATGGGGCTCCCATGAGACATAAGCGTATCAGAAG TGATATGTCACAGTCATTTACAAATCAAGAGGATGAAGATCAAGCCAAAGTAACTGGATTCGTGCCGAACGATCGAGGACTTCATGAAAAAAATTGTTCAGATTCCGAAATGAAACTGGAAAATCAG GGTGCCATCACTCAGCTTTCAGAACAAATTGCTTCCCTGCATGATAGAATGGGCAAATTTTCAAATCGTATCGAAGAGCTGAACTCAAAGTTAACCACAAACGAAAATTGTCCAAACCAACAAAATATGGTCCTGCAATCTGAGTCGTATGATGGCTCTGCTCCCACCTCTTACTTCGTCACTTGTTTGAGTAATGGTTCCCTAACTGGATCTATAATGCCAAATTCCTTATTCCCACCACAATTAGCTAAGGATACACCTTTAAGAGATGAG ATATCAGGTATTGCACAGGTTCAACGCCAGATAATGAATCAGTTGGACAATTTGAATAGTATTTTCTGTGCGAATTTGGAAGAGAAGCCTCATCAAACAAGAACCAACCGGAAAAgtgcttcttcttcttcttcagattcCGGTGGACGTCATATAATAGCAGCAGTGGCTATTGGTTGTTTGAGCATCTTTGTAATGAAGGGTTTGTTAACCTGA